The sequence ATTCCTGGCAACACAATCTTTACCGCTGCATTGCATAAGTTCCCAGCAAGGTTGCTCACTGACTAAGACCATCCGCGCCCCTCCTTATTGAATTGATCAGCTCATCCAAACGAGTGCTACGTATCATGAGTAAGAGTGCTTACCACATCAAGAAAGGCATCTCTAGGAAAAAAAATGCTAGGTAAAAACAGGGGCGACCACAAACAAACAATCTAAATCCGAGAAATATCATGAATGACGAATGGTTACAAAATCTACACGTAACACAGAGTATCAGTCGTCGGTCTGCGGCAACCGAATAATGAACTCTGTCCCCTTGCCCTCAACAGAATCTACATCAATCTGACCGAGGTGGGATTCAATAATATTCTTAACAATAGCGAGCCCCAGACCGGTTCCGCGATTCTTCTTGGTAAAAAATGGGGAAAAGATCTGACCCACCACTTCTTCACTCATCCCGACACCGCTATCGGCAATTGTAAGACACACGGAACGCGTCCGGGCCTCCTGAAAAAGCCGAACCGTCAACACGCCTCCTTCAGGCATGGCATGCACCGCATTCACCAGGATATTCAGGATAGCCTGATACAGATGATCGCTATCGACCTCCGCCGTTACGGCATAATCCACACTCGAATCCACGCTGATACCAACCTTAACAAACTCAGGTTCCATAAATTGCAAGGCGCGGCTGACAAGATCGGCAATGCCGACAGGGGCAAACCGCATCTTCTGAGGACGGGCGAAATCAAGAAATTCGGTCACAATACGATCCAGCCGACCGGTTTCCTGAACGATAATGGCTGCCAGATGTTCGTTGCCAGGCGCGAGCTTGGTCAGGCGCTTGCCCAGAACCTCGGCGGTACTCCGAATAATCCCCAGTGGATTTTTAATCTCATGAGAAACAGCCGCCACCATTTTGCCAAGACCTGCCAGCCGCTCGGCATGGTTGAGCCGCTCCTCAAGCTTCAACCGCTCACGAGACCGTTTCTCAACAATCCGGTCGCCACGGGCGACAATCAACCACAAAACCACGAAGAGGCCCGACATCATGATTACGGAGGTCCCAATAATCATGCCCTGTAATCGAACCACTGCCTTTAAGTCCGGGGAGAGATCCTGGACGATCTCAAACACTCCAAGGATAGGCCCGGTATCCTCGCCAAGCCCCTGCTCCAGACGAAGCGGGATATAAGTCTTAAGTTGGCCATGGACCCCCTCCCTGCCGGGAAGCAAACCAAACAGACTGCCAGCCCCCACCAAGGTCGAATTATTCTTACCATCCCTGGCGTCCAGGTACTGCATCGTCTCCGGCTCCAATTGCCCAACCTTCTCCAAAATAGTACTGTAAGCCACCTTGGGGCCATTGATCTCATAGATAGTGACTGACTCAATGTTAAGTCCATGAGTTGTGTTCTTGATAATGGTGTCAAGACGCTGAAACTGCTCGGGCTTGCGCAAGGCAATTTCGTTATACCTGAGGTAGGTTGGCACCACAAACTGCTGATAAACTTGATGATTGAGATTCTCGGACAAGACCTTGGCATAGTCCTCACTCCGCTCTAAAAGCATCTCCCTGGTGTTATCTGAAATCACCCAGACCAGTACAAATGTAAAGACCAGAAAGACCGCCAAAGCTGAAAATGAAAAAAACTTAACCAATTCAAAGGGCTTCTGATCAATCTCCTCTTCCGACTCTGCCTTGCGCATACGATCAGTCACGACACACCCCGCACCGCCGACACTGATTGTCGGCGCTAATCCCGCAGACCGGCGAGGGCTTCGCCCGCAAGGCCTGCTGATATTCATGCCACAGGTAGGCACGATCAATCCCATGATCGACTACCTCCCACGGCAACAACTCTTGCTGATCCCGAGACCGCGCGGCATAGAAATCGGGATCGATTCCTGCCTGCCGACAGACCTGACGCCAATTGCGTCCCTGCTCACTCAAGGCGAACAGCGCCTCGCCCACCCGACGATCCCCTCGTGCCAGCATCGCTTGAAAATAGGCATTATCCGGCTGATCGGCGGTGAAGGTCAAGTGATGACACCCGG is a genomic window of Desulfobulbaceae bacterium containing:
- a CDS encoding two-component sensor histidine kinase; this translates as MRKAESEEEIDQKPFELVKFFSFSALAVFLVFTFVLVWVISDNTREMLLERSEDYAKVLSENLNHQVYQQFVVPTYLRYNEIALRKPEQFQRLDTIIKNTTHGLNIESVTIYEINGPKVAYSTILEKVGQLEPETMQYLDARDGKNNSTLVGAGSLFGLLPGREGVHGQLKTYIPLRLEQGLGEDTGPILGVFEIVQDLSPDLKAVVRLQGMIIGTSVIMMSGLFVVLWLIVARGDRIVEKRSRERLKLEERLNHAERLAGLGKMVAAVSHEIKNPLGIIRSTAEVLGKRLTKLAPGNEHLAAIIVQETGRLDRIVTEFLDFARPQKMRFAPVGIADLVSRALQFMEPEFVKVGISVDSSVDYAVTAEVDSDHLYQAILNILVNAVHAMPEGGVLTVRLFQEARTRSVCLTIADSGVGMSEEVVGQIFSPFFTKKNRGTGLGLAIVKNIIESHLGQIDVDSVEGKGTEFIIRLPQTDD